The Syngnathus scovelli strain Florida chromosome 18, RoL_Ssco_1.2, whole genome shotgun sequence genomic interval GCTGGTTGACAAAATGGATCCCTCCAAAACGGGCCGGGAAGCTGTCCTGAGGAAAATGGCACATTTTGTTGGAAATTGTAAAAAAGTCAATCAggtctacttttgtctaaacaaAGCGGCGCTCGACGTCTGACCTGCAGGCCTTCGATGGCTAACTTGAGGATGTTGGGCGTGAGTTTGGAGGCCTGCTTGAAGGAAAAGTTGCTCCAGTCAATGATGAGCACAAAGCCGTTGATTTGCAGCTCGGGCTTCTCAATCAGAACCTCCAGCGAGAGAAGGATGGCCCGCAAGATGTCTGTGAACGAGTTCCTGGACAAATGCAAAGCCCGGACCACCATTGAGTCCACATCCTTCAAGTCCTGATCAAGAGTGAACTAGGACAATCATTGTCCTCAACAAACttgatgaaatattttttaaatattacaatGTGTATGTAAATTTAAATAATAAGCTAATGATAAGTTTGTCTGTTTTTTAAGGTTCAAGAATATGAATGTCATGTTGCCATGACGATGCGTTGACCTGCTCTGGTCCCAGTTGGAGGCAAAAAGGATGAGGATCTTTCGGCCGTGTTGGTCCGGGTTCTCCAGAACGCCTGGGAAGCCATCCATCAACGCTCGCTTGATGCCAGGGTCGTccacctgacacacacacacacgcacacacacagattacACTTCCTTTTCATGACCACCTTGTTATTTTGGAGACAAAACAGCATCCCGTTTGGAAAAGGTGTGTGCGTGGACCTTGAAGCTCTGGAACATGTCGAGGTTCTGCTGTCGGAACTGAAAGTATTGCGCTAGCAGGCGGAATGTCTCCACCGGGTCAAACTTGCGCGCTCGGAGGAAGCGAAGGATGAAGTCGTCGTCTGTACGCAAGAAGCCGATGTCTGGACGAGTCACGATCATGTCACGCACCTTGCCATGGTGAAAACACGCAAGGGTCAAATGTCAGAGCACATAGGGACAAATAAGGGAGTGGTCACCAGTACCTGTTGTATGTTCTGGTGTAGGGTGTTGGGGTTTTCGTTGAGCTCAAGCCGAGCCTTCTCGGTGACGTCGGCGCTGAGGCTCGCCAGGAGCTGCGACATCCTGTCAGCGTTTTGGTGTTAACGAGAGCTCACTGTCAGCACACACGCCTCATCTGACTGCTCAACCAATCAAATCAGCCGCCACGGGTGATGTCATCCACAATGGTTCCGATGCTGCTTACGGTGCATCCCTCCTGTGGCGTGCTGTCATGGCGGcgaacattttcacatcatgggCCACTAGTGATGTCTGTTGCAGGTTCAAAGGTCAGTTAAGACAGCTTGGTCTGCTGGTTCTGacaaacagacaaaacaatattaTATTTTACATTATAGTATATCAATACTACAATACTCGTACTGTATGCTGGTCATAACTTACAGCTAAGCTCCAACATATGATGCAAGAAACATCTAACCttacgcatatatatatatatatatatatatatatatatatatatatatatatatatatatatatatatatatatatatatatatatatatacacacacatgtatatacatacatacatacatacatacataatgtTTTGTATATATTATAGTAAGTGTGAATAAATGATATTgatgaatataaatataaaatattactgATAGAattaggtgtgttgtgtgtcgtTGGTCTGAGCGCCTCCGGCCCTTCTAAGCTGGTCCTGATGCTGAGGACGCTGTCGGCCATCACACAAAACAACAAGAAGAGGGAATAAGCGTGGGGAGAATCcaagaagacaaaaacaaaaaaacgaaaaataaacaaagatCAAATGTTAATTTCCGACGTCCCCGCTGACATGTGAACGTTCGATGAAGGAGAAAAAATGTGCGGAGAAAACGTCAGGATCAGGATGCTCTAATTTAGCGTCCTATTCTTTCGCGACATAACACTTCCGGTATACACTTTCACAAGAAAGTCCTCCGTTGATGAAAACTTAAAATTCAATGTCAGCCTGTCTATCTATCGATATAGCTATTGATTATCAATCTATCCTTAGTCCAGATGGCTAATTGAAATTTATTTGGAAGGTTTCTGTATAGTACACTGTACTctttttttgcaaaaattcAAGCAGTTTACTGACGTCATCGATTGGAAGTTTATAATGACGGTGACGCATTTCCGGTTGATCAAAGGTTCTTTTAATTCGCAGCACACTTGGTGTCTAGGTCATTTACGAACCATTTAGTCAACTTTTTACAAGTcgtctttttttaatcacacacattcacaccgtcatACGCGGTAATTGAACTCACAGTGtcggcacacaagacaggcaagtgtaCCCCTACGCCATCAGCGACTCCCGCAAGTCGTCTTTTAAGCGTCTCACGGTGTTTTCCAAAACTTTCGTTTACTTGTCACGACTgctttgatttgtttatttcggTAAGTACATAAACAACACACTTATTACAGATTGCTTGGTTCTTTTGTTGTGTTAATTTCACTTTTTGTTGGCCCACCTAGCTTCGCAGTTATCCACTTAGCTTCGCAGTTAGCCACCTTCAATCGAACCGCACATCAAATCATGGATCAAAGTGGTGTCACTGCTCACAAACCTAAGGTAAGCCCGTGTTTGGAATTTATAGTTTTAGGTGAGCTGTCGGATAGCCAGTTAGCTTTTTAAAAGAAAACTAATGTGAACCAACAAATTGTTGTCAGTATGGCCTTCACCGATGACGTCACCCTTATTTTTAACGCTTGGTTACTGTACGACGTCTTCGACACTTTTTTTGTCCACCTTTGACATTTTGCCGGTGCATCTTGATTTGGCTGGAGCATACGTCAACAGAGGCTAAGGTTGACCTTCTTACTCAGCCTTTTCCCTGACTGACAGCAGAGAACTGGTCGCCTTTCCAACGTAAAAGTGCGCATCTGTGTTTCCTTGCAGAGCCCGTGGGGCATGACGGCGACAGTGCCGGCCGTGTCGGGCTCCTCGCTGGCGGATGTGATGAGCGAGCAGCTGGCCAGACAGCTGGAAGAAGAAAATCACAACTTTGGCTGCCTCACAGAGTGAGTTGGCAAGTAGCATACGTTACACACGTCATACGTTCTTGAGCAACATGCTACAATGATTAGCTTCTTGATGATAAAGCCAAATAGCGTCTGTGTTTCAGTGCTATATTAAGAAATAGTTTCAATCCAAACATGGTAGCcatacatagagacagacaatACGACAGTACCCAGTTAAGAGACGGTCTTTGTCAGTCTGTCTTATACTGCCCTCTGATGGTCAAAAAGGTTACAGCAGGAGATGAATCGCAATGGCGGCGGCTTGCTGTCCAAAATAACATCGTATTTGTTCAGCTCATCAGGTGTTTGGCTGAGCGACGACTCTGCCGAAACGACCAGTGACCTGATGCTGGCTCAGATGCTTCAGATGCAGTTTGACCGAGAGTTTGATGACCAGCTGCGTCGAGAGGAGAGGAAGTTCAATGGAGACAGCAAAGGTAGCGGTGGCCACTTAGCAGCAAACATTCCAGTTTGGATAAAGCCAACTTGATCGATTCCAGCGCAAGCAATTGATATGAACCTTGCACAGAAAAAGTGGTTCAACAATTTAGTTAAACTGGtcaattgtgtgtgtttgtgtagtcTCCATCTCCTTCGAGAATTACCGCAAGGTTCATCCTTACGAGGACAGCGACAGTTCTGAGGATGAGGTGGACTGGCAGGACACCAGGGATGACCCCTACAGGGCAGGTAGCACCACTGCAATGCTACGGATACCTCTGGAGTGTACATTATGCACactatgtttgattttgttttttgccagCCAAGCCTCAGACCACGCCCAGGAGAGGTTTTGCCGGGAAAGGCAAAAACATCACAACCAAACACGATGCGGTGACATGTGGCAGGAAGAACACGGCACGCATGGACAACGTATGACAcggtttgtttacacaacacacaccaaacaaacaaaacagatgGATTGTTGTGTGTGTCCAGTTTGCTCCTGGGGTGCAAGTGGGTGATGGTCTGGGCATGGACCTGAAATTATCCAACCAGGTGTTCAACTCCCTGAAGCAGCACTGCGTTAGCGAGCAGCGCCGGAGTGCCAAACTGCACGAAAAGAAAGAACACTCCACGGCCGTGAGTCCCCCGCCACAAACCGACCACCGTTTGTGTTGTGTCTGAACGGCTCCGCCTCACGGTTCAGGAGCAAGCGGTGGATCCCCGCACTCGTCTGCTGATGTACAAGATGGTCAACGCCGGTGTGCTGGAGAGCATCAACGGCTGCATCAGCACCGGGAAGGAGTCGGTGGTCTTCCACGCCAACGGAGGAAGGTAAGACGCCTTTGCGTGCACACCCTCCTTGTACATGTTGAACatttgtgcgtgtttgtgcgtgcgtagCCTGGAGGAGCAGCCTGTCCCGGATGAGGTGGTCCTGAAGGTGTTCAAGACCACCTTGAACGAGTTCAAGAACCGAGATCGTTACATCAAAGACGACTACCGCTTCATCGACCGCTTCACCAAACTCAACCCTCGCAAGATTATTCGCTTGTGGGCCGAGAAGGAGATGCACAACCTCAGCAGGTCGTTTCCAATTTCCGATATCAAAGTATTCAAACAATTTGACATAACAAATTTAGCATCTCAAAAAAGTCTTCCTTAATCAGTCTAAAGTCGAGTAGCACAAAACAGCCACCAGAGGGCAGCCTTTTTGAATAGGCGTTTTCATGTATCCCATGTACAAACACTCAAGCAATTGCAAGTTCCATAACCATGTGAAAACATGTTTTTCACATATTCTTGCGTTTTTTGTAAgtattgaaaatgttttttccccccctcatattcttgtgttatttgtaagtactgattgattgattgattgatttttttaaatgtgaggaATAATACACAAAACACATGAATTTTGTTTTGCCAGGATGAGGAAGGCGGAGATTCCTTGTCCGGACGTGGTGGTGTTGCGCAAACATATCCTGGTGATGTCATTCATTGGACAAGATCACGTCCCTGCGCCCAAGCTCAAGGATGTGATGTTAAGCTCTGACGACATGAAGAAGGCCTTCCACCAGGTCTTAGAAGTATGtatccatgcacacacactaacaTACATGTGGACACAAACTCTTCTAATGTTGAGGCTTGTGTGTGTAGATGATGCAGAAGCTGTATAAGGAGTGTCATCTGATCCATGCTGACCTCAGCGAGTACAACATGTTGTGGCATCAAGGAAAGGTAACTTTGGTTTTCTTCCCtttgtcctttttttcccccatatttCAATTTTGTCCATTGTTTTTTCTTAGTTATCTTGTTAATGttgtcttttatttttcttccctttcTCCCTAAACCTTTGCCATGTTTGTTGCAGGTGTGGTTGATCGACGTCAGTCAGTCGGTTGAGCCCACGCACCCTCATGGCCTGGAGTTCCTCTTCCGAGACTGCAGGAACGTTTCCACGGTAACAATACACATACACTATTGTTTCTgtgtgacacacacatacatgactTTTTTTGTACGCGCGTTTGTGTAGTTCTTCCAGAAGCGAGGAGTGAGCGAGGCGCTCAGCATCTTCGAGCTTTTCAACGCCGTGTCTGGACTCGACATTGGTGCGGAGAACGAGGCAGAGTTTGTTGCTGAGGTAACGTGCACCCATTTTCACGCACTCTCGCAATTCTCTGtgagaaaatgtgaaaaaaagtaTCTAATGTGAGGGTATTTTTAAGTTAAGTTCTTTTGTTAGTTGAATTACATGTGATGGCACATGTGGGTAGACTGTACTTAAATATGGCGTGGTCCTGCTTTGTTGTGTTTCAGATCGTAGCATTGGAGAAGAGGAATGAGGACCATGTGCAGCGGCGAGGAAAGAAAACGTTTGCTCTGGCGTCCACAGATgacgaagaagaggaagaaaaacaaGAAGCCGACCCTCCTTTACGGACGGACGTGGACGACTAGTTCAGTGCTCGTCCGTTAAATGGCCCTTGCGGGTCCCCCTTCGCTTCTTCTCGCCGCCACAATGACGACGATGTGACAGAAAAATGGCTCCGCCCACAGACGGCCCCCACCGCATCTTTGTCAGGATGCTGCTTACTTTGACACCCTGTGCTGAGGAAGCTCATCTTGTCTTCTTCACATTTGGTTGTGTGATGTGCATTTGGGGGctgctgtgtgttttgtttgaggGTGAGGATGAAGACAAAGTGTGTATggaagaaatacacacagttgttGTCTGTGGGACAAATGAAATTAGTGCTCTTGTTTCATTTGTCACTCCTGTCTTTGGTTATCACTTATACTGGCAGGCATGCCAACTTCTTGCCATGTccgcaaaaatgaaaaattaaagGATGAACACAAATTAAATCAAAATAGCACCCAGTCTGTGGTTTGTTCTCACCCAAAAACCTTTATACGTGGTCATTTTTTTACagaaaaaagccttactatacatttttcttacataaaaagacctattcatttttttatgaaaaaaagCCTTAATGCAGacggtcatttttttaaaaaataaaacgagCCTAATTAAACAATTATAGGGTTTATACAATTTTAATATTGGATTAAGGTTTCTTAGTAGTGTTATGACCTCAGGGTGGGCCTTCAGTGTCGACTTGCAGTGGGCAGCAGCACCAATACAAAGTTGGAACATGCTTACGAAACCTTTGAGTCGTTTATTTCTCACACATTTAGAAAATGAAGCACACTATACAAACGTCCTGCGCGAGAGAAGCTGGAACATGCAGAAACCTTTGGATATGGCTCTCGGATTGGCTGAATGCTTGCCATGAGAACGAGGCATTCTTCCTCTTAAACTCTGGGCCTATTTACAACGTGCgcaggtggtggtggggggggttgggggggtcaTGTGTTTAGTTCCTTCATGACAGGCAGGAGAGCCCAGAGTTCAGCCTCCAGTCGGCAGGCAGATGCTCAGCAGCTCTGGTgtggcacacacacgcacgtacgcacgcgcAACGATTCGCCACACATCATGAGCCACACTTTGTTACTCacagaagaaaaacaagaacacacaaaaaataaaactgaggcaatgtgggggggggggggggggcgtgtgtgtgtgttgggggagtCTCATGCCAGGTAGCTGTACGTGTCCTTCTCGCCGTCCACTCGCTCCAAGTACTCCTTCTCGATCAGGATGTCGATACATTTCTGTCCACAAGGGGGAGACGGCTGTCAGCGCTTTGAATATTTACCACTGGCAGGAAGCTATGCAGGTATCCGGCACCTTGATGACGGGCACGCGAGGTTTGAAGCGAGACGACAGCTGGTTGAGGACCTCGGCCAGCA includes:
- the riok3 gene encoding serine/threonine-protein kinase RIO3, translated to MDQSGVTAHKPKSPWGMTATVPAVSGSSLADVMSEQLARQLEEENHNFGCLTDSSGVWLSDDSAETTSDLMLAQMLQMQFDREFDDQLRREERKFNGDSKVSISFENYRKVHPYEDSDSSEDEVDWQDTRDDPYRAAKPQTTPRRGFAGKGKNITTKHDAVTCGRKNTARMDNFAPGVQVGDGLGMDLKLSNQVFNSLKQHCVSEQRRSAKLHEKKEHSTAEQAVDPRTRLLMYKMVNAGVLESINGCISTGKESVVFHANGGSLEEQPVPDEVVLKVFKTTLNEFKNRDRYIKDDYRFIDRFTKLNPRKIIRLWAEKEMHNLSRMRKAEIPCPDVVVLRKHILVMSFIGQDHVPAPKLKDVMLSSDDMKKAFHQVLEMMQKLYKECHLIHADLSEYNMLWHQGKVWLIDVSQSVEPTHPHGLEFLFRDCRNVSTFFQKRGVSEALSIFELFNAVSGLDIGAENEAEFVAEIVALEKRNEDHVQRRGKKTFALASTDDEEEEEKQEADPPLRTDVDD
- the LOC125985660 gene encoding clavesin-1, whose translation is MFAAMTARHRRDAPMSQLLASLSADVTEKARLELNENPNTLHQNIQQVRDMIVTRPDIGFLRTDDDFILRFLRARKFDPVETFRLLAQYFQFRQQNLDMFQSFKVDDPGIKRALMDGFPGVLENPDQHGRKILILFASNWDQSRNSFTDILRAILLSLEVLIEKPELQINGFVLIIDWSNFSFKQASKLTPNILKLAIEGLQDSFPARFGGIHFVNQPWYIYAMFTIIKPFLKDKTRKRIFLHGNNLNSLHQLIQPECLPSEFGGTLPPYDMGMWARTLLGPDYMDETEYTLTYDALHVRENCGGGADKELMKRSQSVVNPATLRQTDRDTSTPLLALD